A stretch of Saccharothrix texasensis DNA encodes these proteins:
- a CDS encoding FAD-binding and (Fe-S)-binding domain-containing protein: MTGFVEHLRAAVEGDVLAAPGDRALYSVDASNYRHVPAAVVRPRSVDGVVAAVAVAVEHGVPVTNRGAGTSVAGNSAGAGLVIDFSRYLDRVISVDPVEQVAVVQPGVVLDRLNDAARPHGLVFGPDPSTRSRCTLGGMIGNDACGAHSVAWGKTSDNVRALDVLLADGRRFDTRTPPPLDLPEVDPAWFPALDRRVSGYRLDALPDLTRALVGSEGTCATVLGATVRLVQAPPRRVLAVLGFDGPYDAADLAPQLRELDVLTIEGLNAELARAAGESRRLLPRGESWLFVEAAEDSVAHLAAALAPHSVVVTDPARQRALWRVREDGAGLATRMADGGEAWSGWEDAAVPPERLGAYLREFDALLAGHGRRGVTYGHYGEGCLHVRIDFDFRRGHRSFLQDAADLVVAHGGSLSGEHGDGQARSELLPRMYPPAAIEAFARFKAAFDPGNRMNPGRIVAPAKLDDDLRVLVAPPVIPTRAKLALRADGGDLAAATRRCVGVGKCLNTSGGVMCPSYRVTKEEKHSTRGRARLLFEMLGGQVVRGGWRSEEVRDALDLCLGCKGCKRDCPVDVDMATYKAEFLHHHYRGRVRPAAHYSMGWLPLWLRLRLVNGLTARLGRFGGVAPERPLPTPVRSFQSRFAGRGGGGDRVLLFPDTFTNHFEPGVGFDAAAVLGHAGQAVEVPRGAVCCGLTWFSTGQLDVARRVVRRTARVLRPWTRDGVPVVGLEPSCTAFLRSDAVEVAGDDPDVVRLAESVRTFAEHVSPLLEPVAGAARAVVQPHCHQYAELGLDADRELLAKAGVSASVLAGCCGLAGNFGFERGHYDVSMAVGEQTLFPAVRAADADTAVVADGFSCRTQVRHGSDAEPVHTATLLRRRLGL, from the coding sequence GTGACCGGTTTCGTCGAGCACCTCAGGGCCGCGGTGGAGGGCGACGTGCTCGCCGCCCCCGGCGACCGCGCGCTGTACTCCGTCGACGCGTCCAACTACCGCCACGTGCCGGCGGCCGTGGTGCGGCCCCGGTCGGTGGACGGGGTGGTGGCGGCCGTCGCGGTGGCGGTCGAGCACGGCGTGCCCGTCACCAACCGGGGCGCGGGCACGTCGGTCGCGGGCAACTCGGCGGGAGCCGGGCTGGTGATCGACTTCTCCCGGTACCTCGACCGGGTGATCTCGGTGGACCCGGTCGAGCAAGTCGCGGTGGTCCAGCCCGGGGTGGTGCTGGACCGCCTCAACGACGCGGCCCGGCCGCACGGGCTGGTGTTCGGGCCCGACCCGTCCACCCGGTCCCGCTGCACGCTCGGCGGCATGATCGGCAACGACGCGTGCGGCGCCCACTCGGTGGCCTGGGGCAAGACCAGCGACAACGTGCGCGCGCTGGACGTGCTGCTGGCCGACGGCCGGCGGTTCGACACGCGCACTCCCCCGCCGCTGGACCTGCCGGAGGTGGACCCGGCGTGGTTCCCGGCGCTGGACCGGCGGGTGTCCGGCTACCGGCTGGACGCGCTGCCCGACCTGACCAGGGCGCTGGTCGGCTCGGAGGGCACGTGCGCGACCGTGCTCGGCGCGACCGTGCGGCTGGTGCAGGCGCCGCCGCGCCGGGTGCTGGCCGTGCTCGGCTTCGACGGCCCGTACGACGCCGCCGACCTGGCGCCGCAGCTGCGGGAGCTGGACGTGCTCACGATCGAGGGCCTGAACGCCGAGCTGGCGCGGGCGGCGGGCGAGTCGCGGCGGCTGCTGCCGCGCGGTGAGAGCTGGCTGTTCGTCGAGGCGGCGGAGGACTCGGTCGCGCACCTGGCCGCCGCGCTCGCCCCGCACTCGGTGGTGGTGACCGATCCGGCGCGGCAGCGCGCGTTGTGGCGGGTGCGGGAGGACGGCGCGGGGCTGGCGACGCGGATGGCCGACGGCGGCGAGGCGTGGTCGGGGTGGGAGGACGCGGCCGTGCCGCCCGAGCGGCTGGGCGCCTACCTGCGGGAGTTCGACGCGCTGCTGGCCGGGCACGGCAGGCGCGGCGTCACCTACGGGCACTACGGCGAGGGCTGCCTGCACGTGCGGATCGACTTCGACTTCCGGCGCGGGCACCGGTCGTTCCTGCAGGACGCCGCGGACCTGGTGGTGGCGCACGGCGGGTCGCTGTCCGGCGAGCACGGCGACGGGCAGGCGCGGTCGGAGCTGCTGCCCCGGATGTACCCGCCGGCCGCGATCGAGGCGTTCGCGCGGTTCAAGGCGGCGTTCGACCCGGGCAACCGGATGAACCCGGGCCGGATCGTCGCGCCCGCGAAGCTGGACGACGACCTGCGCGTGCTGGTGGCTCCCCCGGTGATCCCGACCAGGGCGAAGCTCGCGCTGCGCGCCGACGGCGGCGACCTGGCGGCGGCGACGCGGCGGTGCGTCGGCGTCGGCAAGTGCCTGAACACCTCCGGCGGGGTGATGTGCCCGAGCTACCGGGTGACGAAGGAGGAGAAGCACTCCACCCGCGGCCGGGCCCGGTTGCTGTTCGAGATGCTCGGCGGGCAGGTGGTGCGCGGCGGGTGGCGGTCGGAGGAGGTCCGCGACGCGCTGGACCTGTGCCTGGGCTGCAAGGGGTGCAAGCGGGACTGCCCGGTGGACGTGGACATGGCCACCTACAAGGCGGAGTTCCTGCACCACCACTACCGGGGACGGGTGCGGCCGGCGGCGCACTACTCGATGGGCTGGCTGCCGCTGTGGCTGCGGCTGCGGCTGGTGAACGGGCTCACCGCGCGGCTCGGCCGGTTCGGCGGCGTGGCGCCGGAACGGCCGCTGCCGACGCCGGTGCGCTCGTTCCAGTCGCGGTTCGCCGGCCGTGGCGGCGGCGGTGACCGGGTGCTGCTGTTCCCGGACACGTTCACCAACCACTTCGAGCCGGGGGTCGGGTTCGACGCGGCGGCGGTGCTCGGCCACGCGGGGCAGGCCGTCGAGGTGCCGCGCGGCGCGGTGTGCTGCGGGCTGACGTGGTTCTCCACCGGGCAGCTGGACGTGGCGCGGCGGGTGGTGCGCCGGACGGCCCGGGTGCTGCGGCCGTGGACGCGGGACGGCGTGCCGGTGGTGGGGCTGGAGCCGAGCTGCACGGCGTTCCTGCGGTCCGACGCGGTGGAGGTGGCGGGCGACGACCCGGACGTGGTGCGGCTGGCCGAGTCGGTGCGCACGTTCGCCGAGCACGTGTCGCCGCTGCTGGAGCCGGTGGCGGGCGCCGCGCGGGCGGTCGTGCAGCCGCACTGCCACCAGTACGCCGAGCTGGGGCTGGACGCGGACCGGGAGCTGCTGGCCAAGGCCGGGGTGAGCGCGTCGGTGCTGGCGGGGTGCTGCGGGCTGGCGGGCAACTTCGGCTTCGAGCGCGGGCACTACGACGTGTCGATGGCGGTGGGCGAGCAGACCCTGTTCCCCGCCGTGCGGGCCGCCGACGCGGACACCGCGGTCGTCGCGGACGGCTTCAGCTGCCGCACGCAGGTCCGGCACGGCTCGGACGCCGAACCCGTGCACACGGCCACCCTGCTCCGGCGGCGCCTGGGCCTCTGA
- the fabG gene encoding beta-ketoacyl-ACP reductase — protein sequence MSRSVLVTGGNRGIGLAIARAFAAQGDKVAVTHRGSGAPEGLLGVKCDVTGSAEVDAAFAEVEAAHGPVEVLVANAGITDDTLLLRMTDDQFTRVLDANLTGAFRVAQRASKGMLRKRYGRIVFISSVVGLMGGAGQVNYAASKAGLVGVARSIARELGTRNITANVVAPGFITTDMTDALPEDRKKQILAQVPSGRYGTTDEIAAAVTFLASDAAAYITGAVLPVDGGLGMGH from the coding sequence GTGTCGAGGTCCGTTCTGGTCACCGGCGGCAACCGGGGCATCGGTCTGGCGATCGCGCGGGCGTTCGCCGCGCAGGGCGACAAGGTCGCCGTGACGCACCGGGGGTCCGGGGCGCCCGAGGGCCTGCTCGGCGTCAAGTGCGACGTGACCGGTTCCGCCGAGGTCGACGCGGCGTTCGCCGAGGTCGAGGCCGCGCACGGGCCCGTCGAGGTGCTCGTGGCCAACGCCGGCATCACCGACGACACCCTGCTGCTGCGGATGACCGACGACCAGTTCACCCGCGTCCTCGACGCCAACCTGACCGGCGCGTTCCGGGTCGCCCAGCGCGCGTCCAAGGGCATGCTGCGCAAGCGCTACGGCCGCATCGTGTTCATCTCGTCCGTCGTCGGCCTCATGGGCGGCGCGGGCCAGGTCAACTACGCGGCCAGCAAGGCGGGCCTGGTCGGCGTCGCCCGGTCGATCGCCCGCGAGCTCGGCACCCGCAACATCACCGCGAACGTCGTCGCGCCCGGCTTCATCACCACGGACATGACCGACGCGCTGCCGGAGGACCGCAAGAAGCAGATCCTCGCGCAGGTGCCGTCGGGCCGGTACGGCACGACCGACGAGATCGCCGCCGCCGTCACCTTCCTGGCCTCCGACGCCGCCGCCTACATCACCGGCGCGGTGCTGCCGGTCGACGGCGGCCTCGGCATGGGCCACTGA
- a CDS encoding aminoglycoside phosphotransferase family protein — MDVDEITGRLTRRFGPSVAEWCARVPKRAAEVAARWDLVVGEVMPPGASSVVVACARGDERFALKLSPEPVFLAEQAAVLRHFAPSGRVPEVVAEEDGAVLLTAVLPGTPVDEAPISPSPGEWADLVTALHTVPPGGGRWPSLRDRCEEAFARIGRRLTDPAVAAHVPTGMWARALDRCRALLDTQPQVLLHGDLHPGNVLDGGPGRGLVAIDPRPCVGDPCFDVVDYALTATGRGTITTRATTIAAATNLSPTRLHDWCRALAPMIAISYLDDDRTRTDLLSLADH, encoded by the coding sequence GTGGACGTCGACGAGATCACCGGGCGGTTGACCCGGCGGTTCGGCCCTTCGGTGGCCGAGTGGTGCGCGCGCGTGCCAAAGCGGGCGGCGGAGGTCGCGGCGCGCTGGGACCTCGTGGTGGGCGAGGTGATGCCGCCGGGCGCTTCGTCGGTCGTGGTGGCGTGCGCGCGGGGTGACGAGCGGTTCGCGCTGAAGCTGAGCCCCGAGCCGGTGTTCCTGGCCGAGCAGGCGGCCGTGCTGCGGCACTTCGCCCCTTCCGGTCGTGTGCCGGAGGTGGTGGCCGAGGAGGACGGCGCGGTGCTGCTGACAGCCGTCCTCCCGGGGACGCCGGTGGACGAGGCGCCGATCTCGCCGTCACCCGGGGAGTGGGCCGACCTGGTGACCGCGCTGCACACCGTGCCGCCCGGGGGAGGGCGTTGGCCGTCCCTGCGCGACCGGTGCGAGGAGGCCTTCGCCCGCATCGGCCGCCGCCTGACCGACCCGGCCGTGGCCGCCCACGTCCCGACCGGGATGTGGGCCCGCGCCCTCGACCGCTGCCGCGCGCTGCTCGACACCCAACCGCAGGTGCTGCTGCACGGCGACCTCCACCCGGGCAACGTGCTGGACGGCGGTCCGGGCAGGGGCCTGGTGGCGATCGACCCGAGGCCGTGCGTGGGCGACCCGTGCTTCGACGTCGTGGACTACGCCCTGACCGCCACGGGCCGCGGAACCATCACCACCCGCGCCACCACCATCGCCGCCGCGACCAACCTGAGCCCCACCCGCCTCCACGACTGGTGCCGCGCCCTGGCCCCGATGATCGCCATCTCCTACCTGGACGACGACCGGACCCGAACCGACCTGCTGTCCCTCGCCGACCACTGA
- a CDS encoding LacI family DNA-binding transcriptional regulator — protein sequence MVTIADVARHAGVAPSTVSYVLTGRRSISTATKARVEASVRELGYHPHAGARSLASNRANVLALVLPMREGMHMPVLMQFVVAVANAARRHDHDVLLVTADQGAAGLRRVAGSAQVDGLLVMDVEMHDERVPVLRELDRPSVLIGFPADAAGLTCVDLDFAEAGSRCVDHLADLGHTYVALVGAPRAVYQRDTGFAHRTMAGFSAAAMRRGVSSTTLPTETDHESVRVAITGLLERHPGVTGLVVHNEAALPSVVEVLRSLGRKVPDDVAVIAICPDDQAERLMPPLTSVAVPAEQLGHHAVALLMAKLDRTPTPPLTLLPPRLTERASTTR from the coding sequence ATGGTCACCATCGCCGACGTCGCGCGGCACGCCGGGGTCGCGCCCAGCACCGTGTCCTACGTGCTCACCGGTCGCCGCTCGATCTCCACGGCCACCAAGGCGCGGGTCGAGGCGAGCGTGCGGGAGCTGGGCTACCACCCGCACGCGGGCGCCAGGTCGCTGGCCAGCAACCGCGCGAACGTGCTCGCGCTCGTGCTGCCGATGCGCGAGGGCATGCACATGCCGGTGCTGATGCAGTTCGTCGTCGCGGTCGCCAACGCGGCCCGCCGGCACGACCACGACGTGCTGCTGGTGACCGCCGACCAGGGCGCGGCGGGCCTGCGCCGGGTGGCGGGCAGCGCCCAGGTCGACGGGCTGCTCGTGATGGACGTCGAGATGCACGACGAGCGCGTGCCCGTGCTGCGCGAACTGGACCGGCCGTCGGTGCTGATCGGCTTCCCGGCCGACGCGGCCGGGCTGACCTGCGTGGACCTGGACTTCGCCGAGGCGGGTTCGCGGTGCGTGGACCACCTGGCCGATCTCGGGCACACCTACGTCGCGCTGGTCGGCGCGCCGCGGGCGGTCTACCAGCGCGACACCGGGTTCGCGCACCGGACCATGGCCGGGTTCAGCGCGGCGGCGATGCGGCGCGGCGTCTCCTCGACCACGCTGCCCACGGAGACCGACCACGAGTCGGTGCGGGTGGCGATCACCGGCCTGCTGGAACGCCACCCCGGGGTGACGGGCCTGGTGGTGCACAACGAGGCCGCGTTGCCGTCGGTGGTCGAGGTGCTGCGGTCGCTGGGCCGCAAGGTGCCCGACGACGTCGCCGTGATCGCGATCTGCCCGGACGACCAGGCCGAGCGCCTCATGCCGCCGCTCACCTCGGTGGCCGTGCCCGCCGAGCAGCTGGGCCACCACGCGGTGGCGCTGCTGATGGCCAAGCTCGACCGGACCCCGACCCCGCCGCTGACGTTGCTGCCGCCCCGGCTGACCGAACGGGCCAGCACGACCCGCTGA
- a CDS encoding ferrochelatase yields MSYDALLWLSFGGPEGPDDVRPFLENVTRGRGVPPERLDEVEQHYQHFGGVSPINALNRAAIEAVRGLVDLPIYFGNRNWHPMVEDTLAEMKAAGVRRALVFPTSAYGGYSACRQYDEDVLRARAAVEDAPELVKLRQFFDHPLFVASFADAVRAAAARLPGDDYRVVFTAHSVPVSADKAAGPPEAGGHLYSRQVAEASRLVAEAVGAADHDVVWQSRSGPPQVPWLEPDIVDHLDTLYDKGVRNVVVCPIGFVSDHLEVVWDLDTEARERAQELGMGFARAATPNDDPRFAELVAELVAEHVADAPPRKLSDFPALGCTVDGAFCATRCCEPVKRPGAGR; encoded by the coding sequence GTGAGTTACGACGCGCTGCTCTGGCTGTCCTTCGGCGGACCGGAAGGACCCGACGACGTCCGCCCCTTCCTCGAGAACGTGACCCGCGGCCGAGGCGTCCCGCCCGAGCGGCTGGACGAGGTCGAGCAGCACTACCAGCACTTCGGCGGCGTGTCGCCGATCAACGCGCTCAACCGCGCCGCCATCGAGGCCGTGCGCGGCCTGGTCGACCTGCCGATCTACTTCGGCAACCGCAACTGGCACCCGATGGTCGAGGACACCCTGGCCGAGATGAAGGCCGCGGGCGTCCGCCGCGCCCTCGTCTTCCCGACCAGCGCCTACGGCGGCTACTCCGCGTGCCGGCAGTACGACGAGGACGTCCTGCGCGCGCGTGCGGCGGTCGAGGACGCGCCCGAGCTGGTCAAGCTGCGCCAGTTCTTCGACCACCCGCTGTTCGTGGCGTCGTTCGCGGACGCCGTGCGCGCCGCCGCGGCGCGGCTGCCCGGCGACGACTACCGGGTGGTGTTCACCGCGCACTCGGTGCCGGTGTCGGCGGACAAGGCCGCCGGACCGCCCGAGGCCGGCGGCCACCTCTACTCCCGCCAGGTCGCCGAGGCGTCCCGGCTCGTCGCGGAGGCCGTCGGCGCGGCCGACCACGACGTGGTGTGGCAGTCGCGGTCCGGGCCGCCGCAGGTCCCGTGGCTGGAGCCGGACATCGTGGACCACCTCGACACCCTCTACGACAAGGGTGTGCGCAACGTGGTGGTGTGCCCGATCGGGTTCGTCAGCGATCACCTGGAAGTGGTGTGGGACCTCGACACCGAGGCCCGCGAGCGCGCCCAGGAGCTGGGCATGGGCTTCGCCCGCGCGGCCACCCCCAACGACGACCCCCGGTTCGCCGAGCTGGTCGCGGAACTCGTCGCCGAGCACGTGGCGGACGCCCCGCCGCGCAAGCTCTCCGACTTCCCGGCGCTGGGCTGCACGGTCGACGGCGCGTTCTGCGCCACCCGGTGCTGCGAGCCGGTGAAACGGCCGGGTGCGGGCCGGTGA
- the cutA gene encoding divalent-cation tolerance protein CutA: protein MDDNHVVVITTTDSEDAAGTLAKAVVEARLAACVQISGPVRSVYRWDGEVADDREWQLWIKTAYDRVDELTEFIRARHTYDVPEVLALPVLGGNPDYLAWVTEQTRP from the coding sequence ATGGACGACAACCACGTCGTGGTCATCACCACCACCGACAGCGAGGACGCGGCCGGCACCTTGGCGAAGGCGGTCGTCGAGGCGCGGCTGGCGGCGTGCGTGCAGATCAGCGGCCCGGTCCGCAGCGTCTACCGGTGGGACGGCGAGGTCGCCGACGACCGCGAGTGGCAGCTCTGGATCAAGACCGCCTACGACCGGGTGGACGAGCTGACCGAGTTCATCAGGGCGCGGCACACCTACGACGTGCCCGAGGTGCTGGCCCTGCCGGTGCTCGGCGGCAACCCCGACTACCTGGCGTGGGTCACCGAGCAGACCCGCCCCTGA
- the fabI gene encoding enoyl-ACP reductase FabI, with product MTGLLEGKRLLITGVITDASIAFHVAKVAQEQGAQVVLTGFGRMSLVERIAKRLPQAAPVVELDVQNQEHLDTLADRLREHVDGLDGVVHAIGYAPPSCLGAPFMDAPWEDVATAMHVSAYSYKSLVTATLPLLGRGASVVGLDFDARQVWPAYNWMGPTKAAFESINRYLARELGPQGIRINLVSAGPVRTMAAKSIPGFPALEAMWGEKAPLGWNVDDPAPVAKSVCGLLSDWFPATTGSMVFVDGGVHFLGL from the coding sequence GTGACGGGACTGCTCGAAGGCAAGCGGCTGCTGATCACCGGCGTGATCACGGACGCGTCGATCGCCTTCCACGTGGCCAAGGTCGCCCAGGAGCAGGGCGCCCAGGTCGTGCTCACCGGCTTCGGCCGGATGAGCCTCGTGGAGCGGATCGCCAAGCGCCTGCCGCAGGCCGCGCCGGTGGTCGAGCTCGACGTGCAGAACCAGGAGCACCTGGACACGTTGGCGGACCGGCTGCGCGAGCACGTGGACGGCCTGGACGGCGTGGTGCACGCGATCGGCTACGCCCCGCCGTCGTGCCTGGGCGCGCCGTTCATGGACGCGCCGTGGGAGGACGTGGCCACGGCCATGCACGTCTCGGCGTACTCGTACAAGTCGCTGGTGACCGCCACCCTGCCGCTGCTGGGCCGCGGCGCGTCGGTGGTCGGCCTCGACTTCGACGCCCGCCAGGTGTGGCCCGCCTACAACTGGATGGGCCCGACGAAGGCGGCGTTCGAGTCGATCAACCGCTACCTGGCCCGCGAGCTCGGCCCCCAGGGCATCCGGATCAACCTCGTCTCGGCGGGCCCCGTGCGCACGATGGCCGCCAAGTCGATCCCGGGCTTCCCCGCCCTGGAGGCCATGTGGGGCGAGAAGGCGCCGCTGGGCTGGAACGTGGACGACCCGGCGCCGGTCGCCAAGTCGGTGTGCGGCCTGCTGTCCGACTGGTTCCCCGCCACCACCGGCTCCATGGTGTTCGTCGACGGCGGCGTGCACTTCCTGGGCCTGTAG
- a CDS encoding glycoside hydrolase family 6 protein translates to MSLRTFVRSRKLTGALAVTSVAALSVAGVVASTATANAAPGCRVAYQITNQWQGGFGANVTVTNLGDAISGGWTLEWDFAAGQTVQQGWSGTFSQSGSRVTVRNPSWAGNLGTGASVTPGFNGSWNGSNPVPTSFRLNGTVCTGSVDTTTTTTSTTTSTTTSTTTSTTTTTTSNNPGGPKVDNPYVGAGVYVNPQWSRLAAAESGGSRIANQPTAVWLDRISAIAGNSSPTTGSMGLAAHLDEAEKQRAARSDGQLVFQFVVYNLPGRDCAALASNGELGATEIGRYKTEYIDKIASIVSDSKYSKLRIVPIIEIDSLPNLVTNVSPRATAVANCDTMKANGNYVEGVSYAVGKLGAISNVYNYLDSGHHGWIGWGDTVPEYDNFYASAKMMASILGKNGATKDKVHGFATNTANYSALEEPYWTVDDLVGGRPVKENAKWVDWNDFNGELGFATAMRAELVKQGFDSSIGMLIDTSRNGWGGPNRPTAKSTATTADAYVNESRIDRRYQKGNWCNQSGAGLGERPKAAPKTGIDAYVWIKPPGESDGAASEIPNDEGKGFDRMCDPTYGGNIRNGNNPSGALANAPLSGHWFSAQFQELMRNAYPAL, encoded by the coding sequence ATGAGTCTGCGCACATTCGTACGCTCCCGGAAACTGACCGGGGCATTGGCGGTGACCTCGGTGGCGGCACTGTCCGTTGCCGGGGTGGTGGCTTCGACCGCCACCGCCAACGCCGCACCCGGTTGTCGGGTGGCGTACCAGATCACGAACCAGTGGCAAGGCGGATTCGGCGCCAACGTCACGGTCACCAACCTCGGTGACGCCATCTCCGGCGGCTGGACGCTGGAGTGGGACTTCGCCGCCGGCCAGACGGTCCAGCAGGGGTGGAGCGGCACGTTCTCCCAGTCCGGGAGCCGCGTGACGGTCCGCAACCCCTCTTGGGCAGGGAACCTCGGCACCGGCGCTTCGGTGACGCCCGGCTTCAACGGCTCGTGGAACGGGTCCAACCCGGTGCCCACGTCGTTCCGGCTGAACGGCACGGTCTGCACGGGGTCGGTCGACACGACGACGACCACGACCAGCACGACCACCAGCACCACGACCAGCACGACGACGAGCACGACGACCACCACCACGAGCAACAACCCGGGCGGTCCGAAGGTCGACAACCCGTACGTGGGCGCCGGCGTGTACGTCAACCCGCAGTGGTCGCGTCTGGCCGCCGCCGAGTCGGGCGGCTCGCGCATCGCGAACCAGCCCACCGCTGTGTGGCTCGACCGCATCAGCGCGATCGCCGGCAACAGCTCGCCGACCACCGGCAGCATGGGCTTGGCCGCCCACCTCGACGAGGCGGAGAAGCAGCGCGCGGCCCGTTCGGACGGTCAGCTGGTCTTCCAGTTCGTCGTCTACAACCTGCCCGGTCGCGACTGCGCCGCGCTGGCCTCCAACGGTGAGCTCGGCGCCACCGAGATCGGCCGCTACAAGACCGAGTACATCGACAAGATCGCGAGCATCGTCAGCGACTCGAAGTACTCGAAGCTGCGCATCGTCCCGATCATCGAGATCGACTCGCTGCCGAACCTCGTCACCAACGTGTCCCCGCGCGCCACGGCCGTGGCGAACTGCGACACGATGAAGGCGAACGGCAACTACGTCGAGGGCGTCTCGTACGCCGTCGGCAAGCTGGGTGCCATCTCGAACGTCTACAACTACCTCGACTCCGGCCACCACGGCTGGATCGGGTGGGGCGACACGGTTCCCGAGTACGACAACTTCTACGCCTCGGCGAAGATGATGGCCTCGATCCTGGGCAAGAACGGCGCCACCAAGGACAAGGTCCACGGCTTCGCCACCAACACGGCGAACTACTCCGCGCTGGAGGAGCCGTACTGGACGGTCGACGACCTGGTCGGCGGTCGCCCGGTGAAGGAGAACGCCAAGTGGGTCGACTGGAACGACTTCAACGGTGAGCTCGGCTTCGCCACGGCGATGCGCGCCGAGCTGGTCAAGCAGGGCTTCGACAGCAGCATCGGCATGCTGATCGACACCTCGCGCAACGGCTGGGGCGGCCCCAACCGGCCCACCGCCAAGTCGACCGCGACCACCGCGGACGCCTACGTGAACGAGTCCCGCATCGACCGCCGCTACCAGAAGGGCAACTGGTGCAACCAGTCCGGCGCCGGTCTGGGCGAGCGGCCGAAGGCCGCGCCGAAGACGGGTATCGACGCCTACGTCTGGATCAAGCCGCCGGGTGAGTCCGACGGTGCGGCCAGCGAGATCCCGAACGACGAGGGCAAGGGCTTCGACCGGATGTGCGACCCGACCTACGGCGGCAACATCCGCAACGGCAACAACCCCTCGGGTGCGCTTGCCAACGCGCCGCTCTCGGGCCACTGGTTCTCGGCCCAGTTCCAGGAGCTCATGCGCAACGCCTACCCGGCGCTGTGA
- a CDS encoding YcxB family protein translates to MSVDFSWSPRPADWRDALRTSVPLYRWAPWFAAVLGVLGVVVLVMGMTWAGVFGLALAVIIIALVPVGTAVNFHNHPLAAKAVTGTADAHSLRMSVGEAARSELSWAELPGWVETARGFVLRTGTTAVYAVPHRAFADAEAVEKFRSLLVEHVGPAA, encoded by the coding sequence GTGAGCGTGGACTTCAGCTGGTCGCCGCGGCCCGCCGACTGGCGTGACGCGCTGCGCACCTCCGTGCCGCTGTACCGGTGGGCGCCGTGGTTCGCCGCGGTGCTCGGCGTGCTGGGCGTCGTCGTGCTGGTGATGGGCATGACCTGGGCGGGCGTGTTCGGGCTCGCCCTCGCTGTGATCATCATCGCACTCGTCCCGGTGGGCACCGCGGTGAACTTCCACAACCACCCGCTGGCGGCCAAGGCGGTGACCGGCACGGCGGACGCCCACTCGTTGCGGATGTCCGTCGGCGAGGCCGCGCGCAGCGAGCTGAGCTGGGCCGAACTGCCCGGCTGGGTGGAGACGGCGCGCGGCTTCGTGCTGCGGACCGGCACCACCGCCGTGTACGCCGTGCCGCACCGCGCGTTCGCCGACGCCGAGGCGGTCGAGAAGTTCCGGTCCCTGCTGGTGGAACACGTCGGCCCGGCGGCCTGA